A window from Mangifera indica cultivar Alphonso chromosome 2, CATAS_Mindica_2.1, whole genome shotgun sequence encodes these proteins:
- the LOC123209043 gene encoding uncharacterized protein LOC123209043, whose amino-acid sequence MMIEILENEGDAAWSSEQVVLNNLNKLPLEHLDGLLYFCSGNYSFNFPSLEELIIEDCPNMKYFCQGMLSTPMLHKVNYERKEVENEENDLNLTIQQAHKEKVDSNIKTLKLNGRDIMVIWQGEFQENFCIIETLGLITDEHTYIPIQILQKFVSLENLILTVSSYEELF is encoded by the exons ATGATGattgaaatattagaaaacgAGGGAGATGCAGCATGGAGTAGTGAACAAGTTGTTTTAAATAATCTGAACAAGTTGCCACTTGAACATTTAGATGGTCTCTTATATTTTTGCTCTGGGAATTACTCTTTCAATTTCCCATCTTTGGAAGAGTTAATTATAGAAGATTGCCCCAATATGAAGTATTTTTGCCAAGGAATGTTAAGCACACCAATGTTACACAAAGTCAATTATGAGAGAAAGGAGGTAGAAAATGAAGAGAATGACTTGAATTTAACCATACAACAAGCACACAAAGAAAAG GTTGACTCCAATATAAAGACATTGAAATTAAATGGAAGGGATATCATGGTGATTTGGCAAGGAGAGTTTCAAGAGAACTTTTGCATAATAGAAACTCTTGGATTGATTACAGATGAACATACATATATTCCGATtcaaatccttcagaaatttgtCAGTCTTGAAAACCTCATATTGACAGTGAGTTCATACGAAGAACTATTCTAG
- the LOC123208492 gene encoding probable disease resistance protein At4g27220: MQSMHVNTHAISIILALFAGDVIQTHELNSLPNDVCKECAGLPIVICTIAKALKNKSLPSDWKVALQELRAPSPTKFIGFLEKEYMKMALSYNYLRDEELKKTFLISSLMDNNTSISDLFKHVMCLDILEGANLTMEDARDRLDKLVRDLKDASLLLDGFRSEQFTMHDAIRVVAITIAYVDHHVFTSKNDIEREWRDKDKLKKCTKISLHGNSTIISQLQPKDFDCPALEYFYMSSSYLKISEDFFKVMPKLKVLNLVQLHQSSLPSSIHLLKNLRTLCLDDSTINDVAIIGKLKKLKVLSLKHSFIKELPEEIGELTELRLLDLSNCKQLQVIVPNVMSKLLQLEEFHIKVCPIQWKVDVLKELKLLSNLSSVELDVRDNKVLPKNLFAKELKRYKISIGDFWKIFREYGELEHYGEHELLRTLEVQFNSVKSLEELHGFKNIELVQLAEFSEDENSVEVSKFDLQSNEMIPLFNEKVIFTNFRMLVLYNISLRKIWDSRISTFSQNLKRLKVDRCGKMTHVFPFSIAKSLKQLQCLEIIDCEVLEKIVDEGAEVVVNSIFPQVTELVLKRLPKLTIFYPGTHVSEFPMLKRLVIEYCENLTSRYLGLQDDNKKGALPKSESKFLCLENKINHNLEEFELQDGVREIRWQSQYKVLTISLDKANIPLGLLQRFQGVKRLELYVCEYKEIKSVSNLPNLEDLYVMHCMKLMSLLPSSTSFQNLKVLDVWRVSGLVALTTPSMAKSLVQLRELRISNCGMLVEIVENEGEATTSTEIVFDNLKLLSLKVLESLTYFCSGNYSFNFSSLEELIIKKCSNMKTFSQGMLSTPKLHKVNYEELEIENKGNDLNKIIHGLCKKKDEEISIDFKHKTFKDDNSIEICYNQHPTSFYQNLTHLILWNCGNIKYAFSPSIAKTLHQFQQLKIRYCMALEEIVTKEEGANAMVNFVFPNVTLLKLENLPNLTVFYPEIHTSEWPKLKELVVRNCVKYLSFKSITKESEIDSLDPKAIFLDDKINSHLEVFEFQNGLAEITWQNKSKTLEISYDKSAYIPIGPLQRFYKLKKLQLNGCNYKEIKMLSDLPSLEVLDVSWCEMLLSPLLSTPSF; the protein is encoded by the exons atgCAGAGTATGCATGTAAATACACATGCAATTAGTATAATCCTAGCTCTATTTGCAGGTGATGTTATTCAAACACACGAATTGAATTCTCTACCGAATGATGTATGCAAGGAGTGTGCAGGGTTGCCCATCGTTATTTGTACCATAgcaaaagcattaaaaaataagagtctTCCATCTGATTGGAAAGTAGCACTGCAAGAATTAAGAGCTCCATCACCAACAAAGTTTATAGGATTCCTAGAAAAGGAATACATGAAGATGGCCTTAAGTTACAATTATTTAAGGGATGAAGAACTTAAGAAAACGTTTTTAATTTCTAGTCTAATGGACAATAATACTTCAATTTCAGACTTATTCAAACATGTTATGTGTTTGGATATACTTGAAGGAGCTAATTTAACAATGGAAGATGCACGAGATAGACTGGATAAATTGGTTCGTGACCTCAAAGATGCTAGTTTGTTACTTGACGGGTTTAGAAGTGAACAATTTACTATGCATGATGCTATTCGTGTTGTTGCTATAACAATAGCATACGTTGATCACCATGTATTTACATCGAAAAATGACATTGAACGAGAATGGAGGGATAAAGATAAACTCAAGAAATGCACAAAAATCTCCTTACATGGTAATAGTACTATTATTAGTCAACTTCAGCCTAAGGATTTTGATTGTCCAGCTCTTGAATATTTCTACATGTCAAGCTCTTATTTAAAAATCTCGGAGGACTTCTTCAAAGTGATGCCAAAgctcaaagttttaaatttggttcaattgCACCAATCGTCTTTGCCATCATCTATTCATCTTTTGAAAAACCTTCGAACACTATGTTTAGATGATAGCACAATTAACGATGTTGCTATTATTGGAAAGCTAAAGAAACTAAAAGTCCTTAGCTTGAAACATTCATTTATTAAAGAGTTGCCTGAAGAAATAGGTGAATTGACTGAACTTAGGCTATTAGATTTAAGCAATTGTAAACAATTGCAAGTCATTGTGCCAAATGTGATGtcaaaattattacaattgGAAGAATTTCATATAAAGGTATGTCCTATTCAGTGGAAGGTTGATGTACTTAAGGAgttaaaactcttatctaatCTCTCGAGTGTAGAATTGGATGTTAGAGATAACAAGGTGTtacctaaaaatttatttgcCAAAGAGCTTAAAAGGTACAAAATATCAATAGGAGATTTTTGGAAAATATTTCGAGAATATGGAGAACTTGAGCATTATGGGGAACATGAGCTTTTGAGGACGTTGGAAGTTCAATTTAATTCTGTCAAGTCACTAGAAGAATTACATGGATTCAAGAATATTGAACTCGTACAGTTAGCTGAATTTTCAGAAGATGAGAACTCTGTTGaggtttcaaaatttgatttgcaGTCCAATGAAATGATACCTTTGTTTAATGAAAAG GttatttttaccaattttaggaTGTTGGTTTTGTACAATATTAGTCTAAGAAAGATTTGGGATAGCCGAATTTCAACtttctctcaaaatttgaaacgaTTGAAGGTCGATAGATGTGGAAAGATGACACATGTGTTTCCATTTTCAATAGCCAAAAGCCTCAAACAACTTCAATGCCTAGAGATAATAGATTGTGAGGTTTTAGAGAAGATTGTTGACGAAGGAGCTGAAGTTGTTGTTAATTCTATCTTTCCACAGGTAACTGAATTGGTGCTCAAAAGACTaccaaaacttacaattttctaTCCAGGAACACATGTTTCAGAATTCCCAATGTTAAAAAGGTTGGTGATAGAATATTGTGAAAATTTGACTTCGAGATATTTGGGCTTGCAAGATGATAACAAGAAGGGTGCACTTCCAAAATCAGAGTCAAAATTCCTCTGCTTAGAAAATAAG ATCAACCACAATTTGGAGGAATTTGAATTACAGGATGGTGTGAGAGAAATTAGATGGCAGAGTCAATATAAAGTTCTTACTATCTCGTTGGACAAAGCAAATATTCCACTTGGACTCCTTCAAAGATTTCAAGGTGTGAAAAGGCTTGAACTATATGTGTGTGaatacaaagaaattaagagTGTATCTAATCTTCCAAATCTTGAAGATCTGTATGTAATGCATTGTATGAAATTGATGAGTCTACTGCCATCTTCAACTTCTTTCCAAAATCTTAAAGTCCTAGATGTCTGGCGTGTGAGTGGGTTAGTTGCCTTAACAACACCTTCAATGGCTAAAAGCTTAGTGCAGTTAAGAGAATTGAGAATATCAAATTGTGGAATGTTGGTTGAAATAGTAGAGAATGAGGGAGAAGCAACAACAAGTactgaaattgtttttgacaaTTTGAAGTTGTTGTCACTTAAAGTGTTAGAAAGTCTCACATATTTTTGCTCTGGGAATTACTCTTTCAATTTCTCATCACTAgaagaattaattataaaaaaatgttccAATATGAAGACTTTCTCTCAAGGAATGCTAAGCACTCCAAAGTTGCACAAAGTCAATTATGAGGAATTGGAAATAGAAAATAAAGGGAATGATcttaataaaatcatacatGGATTGtgcaaaaagaaagatgag GAAATCTCCATTGATTTCAAGCACAAGACATTCAAAGATGATAATTCTATAGAAATTTGCTACAACCAACATCCAACTTccttttatcaaaatttgacacacttGATCCTTTGGAATTgtggaaatataaaatatgcattttCACCTTCCATTGCCAAAACTCTCCACCAATTCCAACAATTAAAGATAAGGTACTGTATGGCTTTAGAAGAGATTGTCACAAAAGAAGAAGGAGCAAATGCTATGGTCAATTTTGTCTTTCCAAATGTAACTTTATTGAAGCTTGAAAATCTACCTAATCTGACTGTTTTCTACCCTGAAATACATACTTCAGAATGGCCAAAGTTGAAGGAATTGGTGGTGAGAAATTGTGTCAAGTATCTGAGCTTCAAAAGTATCACCAAGGAGAGTGAAATTGATAGTTTAGATCCAAAAGCTATCTTTTTGGATGATAAG ATCAACTCCCATTTGGAGGTATTTGAATTTCAGAATGGTTTAGCAGAAATTACTTGgcaaaataaatctaaaactcTTGAAATCTCTTATGATAAGTCAGCATATATTCCAATTGGACCCCTTCAGAGATTTTACAAACTGAAAAAGCTTCAATTAAATGGTTGTAATTACAAAGAAATTAAGATGCTATCGGATCTTCCAAGTCTTGAAGTTCTAGATGTATCTTGGTGTGAAATGTTGTTGAGTCCATTGCTATCTACACCTTCTTTCTAG
- the LOC123209041 gene encoding probable disease resistance protein At1g61310 — translation MVDVAGSIGSVLSPVLEVGKWSAAPIWRQFKYLYNYNTNFKNLEKQVDQLKNMRDEVQLKVTAAERNVEVIKQNVKDWQKDVEKTITEAEQLIQGKANNPQCFKGLWSNYKQSKKAFKLKREDIDPLLQKEKEFDQVSFPTIPQDIWLRSNEDYLAFESRTSMLKNVWDALNDENVYMIGVYGMGGIGKTTLVQKVGGEAKDKLFEDTVFVEVTQNFDIKKVQTELADKLGVKFSNETERADKLYERLRSSTKIVLILDNIWEDIDLKTIGIPSKTDREGCKLLITTRNLDVLEKMGSTNNFQMGVLEEEEAWNLFWKMAGNLVIEFSIVCFLGLPNFYNVQIY, via the exons atggttgatgttgCCGGGAGTATCGGGAGTGTGTTGAGTCCTGTCCTTGAAGTAGGCAAGTGGTCGGCTGCTCCGATTTGGCGTCAATTCAAGTATTTGTACAACTACAataccaatttcaaaaatctggaaaaacaAGTCGATCagttgaaaaatatgagagacgAAGTTCAGCTTAAGGTTACTGCTGCTGAAAGAAATGTGGAAGTCATCAAACAGAATGTTAAGGACTGGCAAAAGGATGTGGAGAAGACAATTACAGAAGCAGAACAGTTGATTCAAGGGAAAGCAAACAACCCTCAATGTTTCAAGGGATTGTGGTCCAACTACAAACAAAGCAAGAAAGCTTTCAAATTAAAGCGGGAGGATATTGATCCACTCCTCCAGAAAGAAAAGGAGTTCGATCAAGTTTCCTTTCCTACTATTCCACAAGATATCTGGCTTAGATCTAATGAAGATTATTTGGCATTCGAATCAAGAACCTCTATGTTGAAGAATGTATgggatgcattaaatgatgagaatgtgTACATGATTGGTGTTTACGGGATGGGTGGCATTGGGAAGACCACTCTTGTGCAGAAAGTTGGTGGCGAAGCGAAGGATAAACTATTTGAGGACACTGTTTTTGTCGAG GTAACACAAAATTTCGatataaaaaaagttcaaacaGAACTTGCAGACAAGTTAGGTGTAAAATTCAGTAATGAGACCGAAAGAGCAGATAAGTTATATGAGAGATTGAGGAGTAGTACGAAAATCGTTCTAATTTTAGACAATATTTGGGAAGATATTGATCTCAAGACTATCGGTATTCCTTCTAAAACGGATCGTGAAGGATGTAAACTACTGATCACAACAAGAAACTTAGATGTATTGGAGAAGATGGGTTCCACAAATAATTTCCAGATGGGCgttttagaagaagaagaagcttggaACCTATTCTGGAAGATGGCTGGTAATCTTGTTATAGAATTTTCAATCGTATGTTTTCTTGGTTTGCCCAATTTTTATAACGTccagatttattaa